The following proteins are encoded in a genomic region of Oncorhynchus kisutch isolate 150728-3 linkage group LG18, Okis_V2, whole genome shotgun sequence:
- the LOC109909129 gene encoding LOW QUALITY PROTEIN: thioredoxin domain-containing protein 17 (The sequence of the model RefSeq protein was modified relative to this genomic sequence to represent the inferred CDS: substituted 1 base at 1 genomic stop codon): MSHYEEVKVHGYDXFSKAVSERKGKDIFAYFSGDKDAQGLSWCPDCVKAEPVVRGEMSHLPEGSVFFYCQVGERPYWKDPNNEFKKTLKLSGVPTLIRYGTPQKLVEEECFKADLVRMMFTED; encoded by the exons ATGTCTCATTACGAAGAAGTAAAGGTCCATGGTTATGATTAATTTAGCAAAGCAGTGtctgagaggaaaggaaaggacatATTTGCATATTTCTCTGGTGATAAAGACGCTCAAGGGTTGAGCTGGTGTCCAGATTGTGTGAAAG CTGAGCCAGTTGTTAGAGGAGAGATGTCCCACCTTCCTGAGGGCTCAGTCTTCTTCTACTGTCAGGTTGGAGAGAGGCCATA TTGGAAGGATCCCAATAATGAATTCAAGAAGACTCTGAAGCTCAGTGGAGTTCCCACTCTGATCCGATATGGCACG CCTCAGAAGCTGGTTGAGGAGGAGTGCTTCAAAGCTGACCTGGTGAGGATGATGTTCACTGAGGACTAG